ATtgtgagccagtttgctacagcagaacAATTATTCTGCAGCAactggaaatgtgaattattatgtggattataattcatggacatttctTTAGGGGTTGATAAGCTTTTTCATTGGGGCAAATCAAGTCGAATTTACAAGCTTTAGAaacctttttaaaactcaaaatgcactacaagtttgcatttcctgcagtGCAGGGAAATTCTCTGCAACAAAAGAGAGtaatcaaatgaagatcctacatctgcattAGCCATTTGCTCACATGAATCTGTTGGGGTGAAAGTGTGAGGGATAGGCTAGTGTAGTGGAGGTAGTTCACAGGGCTACGCCTGTGAGGATGAGTAACTATGATGAAAACCTGTTAGCACTCAGATAAAATGTCTAGGGTAGGTTTTAGTTCAGTGGGCTAACATGGTCTTGTCTTGAATTGAGTCGCAAATACAGGTTTGCTACCCTTTTGGTTAAACTAGTGTCAAAGTGTTTTGATGGCTGTGTGTGCACAGGTTAAACTAGTGTCAAAGTGATTTGATGGCTGTGTGGGCACAGGTTAAACTAGTGTCAAAGTGATTTGATGGCTGTGTGGGCACAGGTTAAACTAGTGTCAAAGTGTTTTGATGGCTGTGTGGGCACAGGTTAAACTAGTGTCAAAGTGATTTGATGGCTGTGTGGGCACAGGTTAAACTAGTGTCAAAGTGTTTTGATGGCTATGTGGGCACAGGTTAAACTAGTGTCAAAGTGTTTTGATGGCTGTGTGGGCACAGGTTAAACTAGTGTCAAAGTGTTTTGATGGCTATGTGGGCACAGGTGTAAAACCTCCACTCACCCTTTGATGTCGTCAGCGATGCACATTCCAAACTGCTTGGTTCCCGTCTCCATAGAGCGTCGGATCATCAGCCTATAACACGGCTCAAAAACTTGCAGGGGACAGGGAATTGTGGGAAATGCCATGGTGCAGATGAAGATGGGCACTTCCTGGGCCAAGCTGCAGAGATAATCAAATGTGGGTTAAACCACTAAATATGATATTCTGCCCAAATAATATTGTATCATAGGATTCTAAAACATTGTCAGACATTGTGTTTTGAGAAGGGGTTAGGGGCTGAAATGTAATGAGGCCTGACTCACTTTGACAGCTCTGACATTTCTTCCTGGTACACCTTGCTCCTCTCAGCCAGCTCCTCAGACAGGTAGCGCTGCAGCATCTCCTCCATCAGCAGGGTCTTATGGTACCCTCTAGTGGCCAGGTACTGCAATTACAACAGATTCAATCAGATACAAGGGGAATCTTGGTCATTTTGGTCATTTTGTCTTTCAGTAATTGATATTAATTTCCAATAGTAGTGAAGGCAGGTCTGTGTGGTGACTATTTACCTCTGTGATGTTCTCTTTACACAGGGGGCAGTTGGGGTTGTGGTCCAGACAGCGCTCAAGACACTTCATGCAGAAGGTGTGTCCACAGGGGGTGGTGACTGGCTCGTAGAACAGCCTGGTGAAAACGCATGGGGGGGGGGTTAGGTTTTAATAACTACATAGAGAGAACTGGACCtacagacagggtgtgtgtgtgtgtttgacttacCTCATACAAACAGAGCAGTCCATGTCAGAGCTATCCAGGAGCTGAGGGggcacctctctcctctcactgcaACAAGCAGCAGGCATCTGGGATGAGCTTGACTCATCTGAACACAAGACtcaaaacaaatacatttacatTATATTATTGCTGAGGTTTCTATATGTTTATAATGATTGCCTTCACGCAACAGTAAGATACTTTGCAATATTTTTGTTCACTagtattactttttttttttatcgccTTTTTGGCAACAATAAATAATTGCCCATTGGAATGGGAGGGGTTGGGTACCTTTTCTGGGCAGCTTGTTGGGGGGTGCAGAGCCTAGGGGTTCGTCTGAGAACTTCCTCTTTAGGCCAGGGGGGAGAGGTAAGGCAGCCACAACAGAAGCCAGGGTCTTGGAAACCTCACATGAGGACTTGGTCTCTGCTCCAGTGTCAGACAAACTGTCTCTACGGCTAGTAGGGGTTTGGCTCCATCTACGAGGGGTGGAATGGAGGGAGTCGAGGAGATGGGAGGCTGGTTTGAGGTGGGAGGCGGGGCCTGTTGGGTGGGGGCGAAGTGATGACGTGGGGAGACCGTCTGTCTTGAACGTGGAGAACATCTCACTCAGCATCTACAGGGGGGAAAGAGACATAAGACAGTGACTAGCAGTCATCGCAGTCAATCGGGCACACAATTAGTTGCGTAACTGGTTAGGGGAACTAACTAATTCAATTGAATACAACTTCAATGCTATAGAAACACAGTGGAGTCGCTTAACTTTTGCGTTTCCAGCTTGACTGAGGTCCAGTCTGGCTTCAGAGCCAGACAGTAGAAGTATTCTTGCAGGGCCTCTTCATTATAACCAGCTTTGTTCAGAGCCAGGGCCTTCACGTAGTGAGCctgagaacacaaacacacaaaacccCAAGTACCACAGTGTCTTTCAGGTTCATTTACACAAAACTATTTGGGTAAATGTGTTAATGTCAGGAAACAGTTGCATGTTTTCGTACCTTGGGAGAGAGGGGCGTCAGTCGACACATGGCGTCCCCATCCTGTAGGGCCTGTCTGAAGTTGTTCATCGCCAGATGCAGCTCTGCCCGTCGGGCCAGCAGCCCACACATATAGGGGGCTGTGCAGAGAGAACATGAAACAAACATTAGTTAATAGTCAGATTCAGCTTAAGTTATTCACATATCTCCAGCACCCTCCATTTCTTGTGTTCGTTGTGTCGACGTCTTAAAACCAGTATAAAACCAGCTTGTATGGGTTTGAAGACCGTTAATTGTGAGTTTGTCGTTGATATGTCATTACTTAACAGCTATAACTGTATTCATAACACTTTTACAACCCCCCTGAGAGGATAATGAGGGTAACGTGTTACAAGCTGTATGTCGGGCAGAATATTATTTCAGAAGATCCAGGTCATATGGAACTAGTTCTGGGCTAGGTCATGAGTTGAAGCTGTTCCACCATTCCTGCCCTCAGAACGTGGCATACCTCTATCCTATTACCTTGTGGGCTGAGGCCTACGTTACTGTTGAGTAGAGATTAGAGAAAGGAGTGTCACTTCTCAACGCCCTGTCAttaaatgttttgtgtgtgtcaaGACAAAAATGTCTGCCTGTGTCTAACACCACAATGCATTTGTCTATGCAACGCCTGACTTATTTGGAAACCATAGCTACCCATGCAGGAAATAAAAAAGGTAGAAGCTTCCTTTCTGCCTACTCTGATCCCTAGACTAGAGTTCCCTCAAACTCCACAGGCATTTCTCTACAAACCAGGTCAGTCCAAATCATGAATCTTCTGGCTGTGCTCTTATGGCAAAAGTGCATGACTTTACTTACACAACTCATGCCTTAGCTGAACTTGTCATCATGGTGTGATGACGCCAATATATCCCAACCTCTATCTGGTATAGTTTGTGTTATGAACGTGGCACAGGTGGTAACTTAACCCATAACCACTGGTTGGTTCCCTCACCCAATCACTACACTGGTGGCAGTGATGGGATAATCCCCGCAGACCAGGGCTGTTCGTCTTCCATCAGTGATGTCAATAACATGGCTTTGACCTTACGGGTTGACATAACCTATTACAAACCTATGCACGTCACAGAAGTGGGTTACGGGCTTTTATTTCAATGTGCACAGAAAGATCATGCAAAaagaatgatgatgtaatgttatAGGGACAATCTTCAGTTGCTACATTCATTTTTTGACTTAAAATGTATgttatgtacccattgattcttaaagaatataaCTAAAAtggctcatgagcttagttcaatagTTAGCAGAACCCAAAATGCAAGCTTATTTCACTGCAATGTTAGTTATGTCTTATGAATTtgagtgattacatttctccagccccatccctcagctttttactaaAACAGTGTGGCTGAATACGCGTTTGTCTCAACTGCGGATATCCCCTTAAAATAcgtttttaattttacctttttCAAGAGCGTAGTTGTATTTTTCAAGTGCGTTGATAAAGCCCTGTTCGTTCCGCATTCTATCCCCTTCAAGCCAGCATCGTCTTGCTTCACTCTCTGCACAAAACCATTTACCCAACAGCCCACTGAGTACTACATTCACTTTAAACCCGGTTGGCTTTAATTCTCTATTTGTTTTGTTCAGTTTGTAACGACAGAATTCACATTCTTTGACACAGTCATCCTCAATGCATGGTTTGCAGAATGTATGGCCGCATTCCAAAGTTGTTGGCTCGATTAACAAGCACTTGCAAAACCGACATGAGAACAGGTCCAACGAATGCTCATTCTCGGAAACCCCATTGGAGTCTGTGCATTCTTTTAGGCATTCTTTTACGCGCAAAGTGTGCGCAATACAGTCAACGAGAGACCCTAGTTCGTTTGGTCGTAACCTGTCCAAGTTGGCGGCGGTGCAGTATGAATCCAGAGCCTCCGCTATCCGCCCTGCACGGCTGAGAGCATCCGCATTCAGAAGGCAGAGGCTCCGGTCCGGGTGTCGGAGGTCCGCCAGCTGGGAGCCGTATATCTCAGCAAGGAGGTTGAAGTCCCCAGCACGGAAGGCTTCCCGTGCAACTGCCAGCATTTCTGGACTCAAACCCGCAGCAGCAGTATTGTCGTGGATAAAATAATCCAAGTGGTTTTCCAAACGAACATCCATATCAGTGAAGTCTATAACATCTatgtaaaacaaatgtgtgcattCAGATAAAATAAATGAATTGGTGAATAGAGACAGACCGAGAATTGACTTCGTCCAAAATCACTGGTTGCTTTTTATGAAACCTGCTACACTGAAAGTTTGTATAACCTCCTGAATTAAATTACGCGCGATTGGAGAGCCATTCTAAATGCATTTTGGGCTTCAAATTAATCAAcgcaaaataaatcaataaaataacaCCCATAAATTGCAAAGGTAGACGGTCACCGTTAACCTAATTGTACTGTGAACTAGGTGAATGCGCTGCGTTTGGTAATGGCACGTGACTTCAAGGGAGCGACCCCATTGGTGTGTTATGGTCCTTTTTTGTGTTATGTGGTTCGTTTTATAATGGACAGGAGGTTGTGTAAGTGAACATTTCTGATGAATGGAAAGGGTCCGTTTCTTGGAGATTATGACATGGATACATCTACCTAGGATACAGTTCCTTATTTCTAGAGTCGAGCCGTATAATGCAAAGGGTCTATATTTGTTCGAAGTAGCTTACAAAGCCTTGATCaagatgatttaaaaaaattgtaagccatttttttttttacatagacgAGAAATAGTGGGTCACTGAAAGTTTATAGACTAAACataatgttatttatttatcAGACGTCATTATTCATGAGAAAAATACCCTTTGCTATTGATAGGCTAATGACAGTTACTGCGTTTGCCAAAGCTTAactcaaatctaattgtattgttCACATGGACATATTTAGCATATGCTATtgcgggtgcagcgaaatgcttgtgttcctagctccaacagtgcagtagtatctatcaattcacaacaatacacacaaatctaaaattaAAATAATGTAATTAAGAAATACATCGATATTGggacgagcaatgttggagtggcatacagtagaatacagtatatacatatgaaataagTAAAACAGTATGTATACATTATTCAAGTAactcgtgttccattattaaagtgaccagtgagtCCATGTCattgtacatagggcagcagcctctaaggtgcagagttgagtaaccgggtggtagacGGCTAGATAAAGGGGAACACCAGTGTCTACATATTGGAGGCTGTTATGTTATTTATTATTTTCATTAAACTTATATTCATACAAGTTATTCTCTAAAAATAGATCTATTTAAGATAAGGATTACTTTATTGGTTCATTTACGATCTGAGCACCTGAGATTGTTGTGTTGCATATCCCATTCTCCCCGGAAGTCAAACGCATACTTTTTTTGCACTAAATCTTGCACTGACTATGCGCACGCACACTAGAGTCTGCCCACACAACACGTGTACGTACACTGACATCCCAACATACACACATCACGCGCAGACATGCATACTGACGCCCCACAACACCCATTGACACtcaccacatacgctgctgctactgtctattatctatccggTTACCTATTCACTTTACCCCCTACgtatatgtacatagctacctcgattaccttgtacccctgcacatcgactcagtactggtactccttgtatttaGCCATGATACTTTTACTTGtttttattcactgtgtatttattcctcatgtcacTATTTCTATACATAGGTATGTTTTTACCTTTTATCTTAACTCTGCATTGCTGGAAAAGGacccttaagtaagcatttcactgttagtctacagttgtttaagaagcatgtgacaaataacaattttatttgacatacagtacatacatacatacatacatacatatgtacacacaggtaactgccaaaataaaggaaatatttgagtaaatgagggacacAAAGTATATTTAAAGCAGGTGTGGTTTCTGTGTATAcacagttacagttgaagtcagaagtttacatacaccttagccaaatacatttaaactcagtttttcacaattcctgacatttaatactagataaaaaattccctgtcttaggtcagttaggatcaccactttattttaagaatgtgaaatgtcagaataatagtagagaattatttatttcagcttttatttctttcatcatgttcccagtgggtaagaaatgtacatacactcaattagtatttggtagcattgcctttaaattgtttaacttgggtcaaatgttttgggtagccttccacaagcttcccacaataagttgggtgaattttggcccattcctcctgacagagctggtgtaactgagtcaggtttgtaggccaccttgctcgcacacatttttttttgttctgcccacacattttctataggattgaggtcagggctttgtgatggccactccaataccttcactttgttgtccttaagccattttgccacaactttggaagtatgcttggggtcattgtccatttggaagactcatttgcgaacaagctttcacttcctgactgatgtcttgagatgttgctacaataTATCCAACATTTTTCCTCCCttatgatgcaatctattttgtgaagtgcaccagtccctcctgcagcaaagcacccccacaacatgctgccacccccgtgcttcacggttgggatggtgttcttcggcttgcaagcctccccctttttcctccaaacataacgatggtcattatggccaaacagttctattttttgtttcatcagaccagaggacatttctccaaaaagtacaatctttgtccccatgtgcagttgcaaaaccgtagtctggcttttttatggcggttttggagcggtggcttcttccttgccgagcggcctttcaggtaatgtcgctataggactcgttttactgtggatatagatacatttgtaccggtttcctccagcatcttcaaaaggtcctttgctgttgttgtgggattgatttgcacatttcacactaaagtacgttcatctctaggagacaaaacacgtctccttcctgagcgatatgacggctgcgtggtcccatggtgtttatacatgcgtactattgtttgtacagatgaacgtggtaccgtaAGGCacttggaaattgctcacaaggatgaaccagacttgtggagggccacacttttttttcctgaggtcttggcttaagtcttttgattttcccatgatgttaagcaaagaagcactgagtttgaaggtaggccttgaaatacatccacaggtacacctccaatgactcaaatgatgtcaagtagcctatcagaagcttctaaagccatgacatcattttctggaatgttccaagctgtttaaaggcacagtcaacttagtgtatgtaaacttctgtgtgatacagggaattatagaattataagtgaaataatatacctggaaacaattgttggaaaaataacttgtgtcatgcacaaagtagatgtcctaactgacttgccaaaactatagtttgttaacaagaaatttgtggagtggttgaaaaaccagttttaatgaatccaacctGTATTccaagtgtatttaaacttccgacttcaactgtatctgtatACACACAGAGTAGTTGGGGTCAGACGCAGGGACAGCCACAGTACAGTGCCCCTGGAGCAGTTTGGGGTACGGGGTgggtaaagtgccttgctcaatggcacaaCGGCGGTAGGCATTTCAATCTATTTCGCAAGAGAGACCTGTTCAAGATGGCATTGGTCTGAAATGTTACAAAAAGAGCCATGTTATAAAAAGTAGCTCCAGTTCAGAGGGCCCACCCTTTCATATTTTGCCTAAACTTGCCCAGTGGCAGCACTTGGGTGCACCTCAATTGTCTAAACAAATTGACGTTCCCCAAATTCTTTGAAGCTGGCACTACCTCCAGATTTCATATGGCCCCTTAGATATGGGAAATATCTATTGTTCAATACGATGCCTGTAATATTCAATATATATTCAGTTCTGTTATATGACATTTTCTTAAACGTGCTAACTGGGTGACCGTCAAGTCTACAACGCTTAAAAGACACCATAACGTTGTCATAGAAAATTATTTCATGTCACCTGCCTGCCAAACAGTGGCACATGCTTAGGGCACACCAAAAAAAATTGGCAATCTCACTTCATCAGAGCAGAggcagagagtgggggaagggagGAAGTGGTTACAAGGAAGCACTGAATGTAACAATGTGTTTATTGGACTATTAATAGCAGAAGTGAACACTCACACAGTGGTCCATCAGCATTTAATGTCCCCATTCAGTTGAACAGCAGGCTGGGGCAGCTTGTTTTACCATGGCAACGCTGTTGGTCTTCAGTACTACAGTCTTGGGACGAAACGCAACTTAAATCTACAGTAGGTTAGGCTTTGAAATCTGATATCTGAACAATGAGCAACAAGGTGTCTGCTCTTTGTTGCGTCTACTCCCCTTTCATTGCACGATTTAATTGGGCCATATGATATCACTGATCCATAGTTTTACGTTAGAATGCGGGACAATTGCATCTTAACTGACAGGCGCCACGTAGGAATGACGCTACGAGACAAGAAATCCCTGATCTGAAAGAGAACAAAGACAAGTTTTACATTAATCCTTATTACCATTTATCGGTGACTTATCTGTCAAACATAGGATAAAAGGTCAACAGGTGGAGGTCAATCGGAAGCTGTCATTTCTCGTCATGAACAGTGTCTAGTTAGGATGATCAAAAttcatcatcctcatcctcattagCGTGCATTGAACCACACTCagccaaacaaagaaatacaacacagaatgcccacccaaatcacaccctgaccaaaccaaatagagacataaaaaggctctctaaggtcagggcgtgacaacattgtagaataatagtgaagacatccaaactatgaaataacacatacaaaatcctgtagtaaccaaaaaagtgttaaacaaatcaaaatatcttttatatttgagattcttcaaagtagtcaccctttgccttgatgacagctttgcacactcttggcattctctcaactagcttcacgaggaatgctttcccaacagccttgaaggagttcccagaatctcaaaaataaaatatattttattttgtttaactctttttttggttactacatgtttccatgcatgcacccctgaggggccccagtgttgaggatcaaggTGGCAGATgttttgttgcctacccttaccatctgggggccgccagtcaggaagtccaggatccagttgcagagggaggtgttaagtcccagtgtccttagcttagtgatgagctttgagggctgAGCTGAGCTTTAGCATAatgtacagcattctcacatacgtaggtgttccttttgtccaggtgggaaagggcagtgtggagtgcgattgagattgcatcatctgtggatctgttggggcggtatgcgaattggagtgggtctagggtttccggcatgatggtgATTATGTGAACCTTGAccggcctttcaaagcacttcatggctaaccgacgtgagtgctacggggcagtaatcATTGAGGCACTTAACCTTCGctttcttgagcacagggactatggtggtctgcttgaaacatgtaggtattacagactcggttagggttagggttagggttagggttagggacatgttgaaaatgtagggttagggttagggttagggacatgttgaaaatgtcagcgaagacacctgccagttggtcagcgcatgctttgagtacacgtcttggtaattcgtctggccccgcagctttgtgaatgttgacctgtttaaaggtcttgctcacatcggctatggagagcgtgatcacacagtcgtccggaacaggtggtgctctcatgcatgcttcagtgttgcttgcctcgaagcaagcataaaaggcatttagctcatctggtaggctcacgtcactgggaagctcgtggctgggtttccctttgtagtccgtaatatttgtcaagccctgccacatccgacgagcatcagagccggtgtagtaggattcaatcttagttctgtattgatgctttgcctgtttgatggttcgtctgagggcataacgGGATTTGTTATAAGCGGCCGGATTAgggtcccgctccttgaaagcgtcagctctagcctttagctcggtgcggatgttgcctgtaatccatggcttctggttgggatatgtacgtacggtcactgtggggacgaggttgttgatgcacttattgatgaagccggtgactgagatGGTTTACTCCTCAATGCCAATTCTTtaaatttatttgacctttatttaacttgaatccctgaacatatttcagtctgtgctagcaaaactgtcctgtagcttagcatccgcatcatctgaccacttcggTATTGCACGAGTcacgggtacttcctgctttagtttttgcttataagcaggaatcaggagaatagatttatggtcagatttgccaaaaaatggagggcgagctttgtatgagtctctgtgtgtggagtaaatgtgttctagagttttttccccctttgGTTGCACATGACatactggtagaaatgaggtaaaacggatttaaattTGCCTGCATTAGAGTCCCCGGCCACTAGTAGCGCCACTTATGGCCTTATATAGctcgttgagtgcagtcttagtgccagcatcggtttgtggtggtaaatagacagctaagaataatatagatagtagatagtgtggtctacagcttatcatgaggtattctaccgcAGGCGACCAATActttgagacttctttaatattagacatcgcacattaacaaatagacacacacccccacccctcgtttTACAAGACGTAGCTACTCTGTCCTGCCACAGTGCACAGtgaagccagccagctctatattatccatgtcgtcgttctgCCACGTctaggtgaaacataagatattacagtttttaatgtcaagttggtaggatagtctta
The genomic region above belongs to Oncorhynchus kisutch isolate 150728-3 linkage group LG16, Okis_V2, whole genome shotgun sequence and contains:
- the LOC109879407 gene encoding LON peptidase N-terminal domain and RING finger protein 2-like isoform X1 yields the protein MDVRLENHLDYFIHDNTAAAGLSPEMLAVAREAFRAGDFNLLAEIYGSQLADLRHPDRSLCLLNADALSRAGRIAEALDSYCTAANLDRLRPNELGSLVDCIAHTLRVKECLKECTDSNGVSENEHSLDLFSCRFCKCLLIEPTTLECGHTFCKPCIEDDCVKECEFCRYKLNKTNRELKPTGFKVNVVLSGLLGKWFCAESEARRCWLEGDRMRNEQGFINALEKYNYALEKAPYMCGLLARRAELHLAMNNFRQALQDGDAMCRLTPLSPKAHYVKALALNKAGYNEEALQEYFYCLALKPDWTSVKLETQKMLSEMFSTFKTDGLPTSSLRPHPTGPASHLKPASHLLDSLHSTPRRWSQTPTSRRDSLSDTGAETKSSCEVSKTLASVVAALPLPPGLKRKFSDEPLGSAPPNKLPRKVLCSDESSSSQMPAACCSERREVPPQLLDSSDMDCSVCMRLFYEPVTTPCGHTFCMKCLERCLDHNPNCPLCKENITEYLATRGYHKTLLMEEMLQRYLSEELAERSKVYQEEMSELSNLAQEVPIFICTMAFPTIPCPLQVFEPCYRLMIRRSMETGTKQFGMCIADDIKGFADYGCMLEVKDVKFQADGRSVVDTVGVSRFRVLSHGHRDGYNTAKIEHLEDQKVEGEELAELQKLHDCVYEQASTWFTSLKDNMKNQIVSHFGQLPDKDPDIQVGASGPAWCWWLLAVLPLEKRAQLSILAMTTLRERLSTTRRVLSLVTRKHPPPRRPSTAAAASSSL
- the LOC109879407 gene encoding LON peptidase N-terminal domain and RING finger protein 2-like isoform X2, with product MDVRLENHLDYFIHDNTAAAGLSPEMLAVAREAFRAGDFNLLAEIYGSQLADLRHPDRSLCLLNADALSRAGRIAEALDSYCTAANLDRLRPNELGSLVDCIAHTLRVKECLKECTDSNGVSENEHSLDLFSCRFCKCLLIEPTTLECGHTFCKPCIEDDCVKECEFCRYKLNKTNRELKPTGFKVNVVLSGLLGKWFCAESEARRCWLEGDRMRNEQGFINALEKYNYALEKAPYMCGLLARRAELHLAMNNFRQALQDGDAMCRLTPLSPKAHYVKALALNKAGYNEEALQEYFYCLALKPDWTSVKLETQKMLSEMFSTFKTDGLPTSSLRPHPTGPASHLKPASHLLDSLHSTPRRWSQTPTSRRDSLSDTGAETKSSCEVSKTLASVVAALPLPPGLKRKFSDEPLGSAPPNKLPRKDESSSSQMPAACCSERREVPPQLLDSSDMDCSVCMRLFYEPVTTPCGHTFCMKCLERCLDHNPNCPLCKENITEYLATRGYHKTLLMEEMLQRYLSEELAERSKVYQEEMSELSNLAQEVPIFICTMAFPTIPCPLQVFEPCYRLMIRRSMETGTKQFGMCIADDIKGFADYGCMLEVKDVKFQADGRSVVDTVGVSRFRVLSHGHRDGYNTAKIEHLEDQKVEGEELAELQKLHDCVYEQASTWFTSLKDNMKNQIVSHFGQLPDKDPDIQVGASGPAWCWWLLAVLPLEKRAQLSILAMTTLRERLSTTRRVLSLVTRKHPPPRRPSTAAAASSSL